The nucleotide sequence CGGAATGCTGACCAGCCCGAAGGACACCGAGCCCTTCCACATCGCCCGCATGCCCAGTACCTCCGAGGTCCGCCTTCACGCTACGTGACAACCGTAACCCGAATCGTCCCTCGACGACAGTCTGATCTAGACCTCTGCCAGGTATTTCTCCCAAAGCGCCGGATCCATGAACCAGTGCTGGAAGTCGGCCGGATCGGTGAATCCGTTCACGAACCGCCGGGCCACCGCGGGATTCTGCCCGGCCACGCCGAGGATCTGGAGCACGTGCGGGGGCGGCGGCAGGAGGAGCGCATTGGTCCATTCGGTCACGTGCCGGGCGTACGCCCAGTAGCGCTCGAACGTCGCTTCCATCCACGCCGCGTCGAACGGCCGGTCACCGTGGGAGACGATCGCGTCGAGGTAGGTCGCCGCGCAGTGGCTCGCGTTGTTCGAGCCCTGCCCGGTGATCGGGTCGTTCGCCACCACGACGTCGGCCATGCCCAGCACGATCGCCCCGCCCGGCAGGGTGCCGACCGGGTGGCGGACCACCGGCGGGTAGCCGCCGGCCAGCGTCGCCTTGGCGTCGGTCAGCTCCGCGTCGCGGCAGCGGTCGTACTCCCACGGCACGAACTGCCGCATCAGGTCCAGCACGCGCCGGAAGTGCTCGTCCGGGCCCGGGTGGTCGTCGAAGCAGTCCAGCGGGCCGCCGGGCACGCCTTCGAAGAAGAGGATGTCGCAGTTCCCGCTCAGCGTGTACGCCGGGATCATGAACAGCTCGCCGACGCCGGGCACGATGTTGAACCGCACCCCCATCTTGTCCGGGTGCTCCGGGCGCCGGCCGACGCCATGGGCGTAGACCAGCGAAAGCGCGCGCATCGGCCGCGTGAACGGCGAGCGTTCGGGCACGCGGTCGAACAGCTGGACCAGCTCGCCCTTGCCGGCCGAGATGATCACCAGGTCGTACAGCCGGGACAGCGCGTCCAGCTCGGAGGTCATCACGCCGTGGATGACGAGCTTGCCGCCGCGGTCTTCGAACAGCTCCAGCCAGCCGGCCATCTTGACCCGCTGGTCGACCGACTGGGCGGGCTGGTCGAGTTCGGCGAACCAGTCGAGCGCGCGGCCGCCGTCCGGCGCGGCCACCGAGATACCGATGCCTTCGACGTCGACCGTCTCGGCCTCCCACAGGTTGATCCCGAGGTCGCGCTCGTGCTCCAGCGCGTCGTGGAACATGCACTGCGTCGACATCACCCGCCCGGACCGGATCTCCTCCGGCGTCCGCGCGGACATCACGGTGACGTCGTAGTCCTGCGCCTGCAGCCCGAGGGCCAGCTGCAGGCCGGACTGCCCGGCGCCCACGACCAGGACCTTGCGCATTGAGCTCTTCACCTTCCGGGGCTGAGACGTGCAGGGATTCAGGCGTGCGGGGCGCTGCCGGCGAGCTCGCGGCCCACCGGACCGGAGAGCACCGCCAGCGACAGCGTGTGACCGACCAGTTCGGTCAGGGTGGCGATCGTCGACGCGCGGTCGCGGGCGTCGCAGGTGACCAGCGGGACGCTCGCGTCGAGGGCGAGGGCGTCGCGCACCTCGTCGAGGTCGTGCACCGGCTTGCCCTCGAACTGGTTGACCGCCACGACGAACGGCAGCTCCGAGTCGTTCTCGAAGTAGTTGATCGCCGCGAACGACTCGTCGATCCGGCTGGTGTCGACCAGCACGACCGCGCCGAGCGCGCCGCGGCTCAGGTCGTCCCACAGGAACCAGAACCGCGCCTGCCCCGGCGTGCCGAACAGGTACAGCAGCAGGTCCGGGCGCAGGGTGATCCGGCCGAAGTCCATGGCGACGGTCGTGGTCGACTTGCCGCCCGGCGGGATCTCGTCGATGCCTTCCCCGGCCTCGGTCATCCACGCCTCGTTGCTCATCGGCGGCACTTCCGACACCGCGCCGACGAACGTGGTCTTGCCGACACCGAAGCCCCCGGCGACGACGATCTTCGCGGAGATCGTCAGCAGATCGCCCTCAGGCGGGGAGCCGCTTGAGCCCATCAAGGATCCTCTCGAGCACGTTGGTGTCGTGGTGGTAGGCGTGTGCGGTGGGGTGCACGAACACCGCGCCCTGGGTGGCGAGGTCGCCGAGCAGCACCCGCACCACACCCAGCGGCAGGTCCAGCCCGACCGACAGCTCGGCGACCGAGCACCGTGACCGGGCGCGTTCGTAGAGCGCGCGCGACTCCGGCATGAGCGTGTCGCTCAGCGCGGGGTCGTAGCGCGGTACCGAGATCAGCGTCTCCACCAGCAGCTGGTGGCGCGTGCCGGTGCGACCGCCGGTGAGCGCGTACGCGCGGATCCGGCGGCTCCGGCGCGGCAACGGGGTGTCCGACGTGGACACTGCAGGCACGGGCATCACATCCTCGTCGGGCGATCCGGGACTTCGCCCCGGGCCGGGAGCTCCGCCGCGCGGACCCCAGGAAGACTGGGACGAACCGGGGCTCCGCCCCGGGCCGGGGGTTCCGCCACCCGGACCCCCGAAAGACTGGGACGAACCGGGGCTCCGCCCCGGGCCGGGGGCTCCGCCACCCGGACCCCCAAAAGATTCGTCAGGCACGGGCGTCACATCCGGGGCCGGCGGGCGGTCAGCACCTGACGCAGCTCCGCGCGCACCTCGGGGGTGAGCGCGTGGCCGGCGTTGGTGATGAACTGGGTCATCTCGTAGGCGACCACCTTCATGTCCGCCTCGCCCGAGGTCAGCACCGCGAGCCCGGCACCGGACCCGATGCCCATGAACAGGAAGTAGCCGTGGGTCAGCCGGATGATGATCTGCTCGCAGGCGCCCTTCCCGAACAGCGCCGCGCTGTTGCCGGCCAGCGAGAGCAGGCCGCTGGCGATCGCGGCGAGCTGTTCGGCCTCGGCCTCGCCGACCGAGTCCGAAGCGGTGAGCGGGAAGCCGTCCACGCTCATGATGAGCGCGTGGCTGACGCCGTGGACCTTGCGCACGAAGTCGTCGAGCAGCCAGGCGAAGTTCGCCGTGGCCGGGTGGGGGGCGCTCACCGGGCGGTTCCTCCGGGCGTCTCGTCCTGCCGGGTGCGGTTCTCCGCGAGCGCCGCCTGCTCGCCGTCGGCGAACGCACCGAGGTCGGCGAGCAGCCGCTCGTGCCCGGTCGCGGTGGTCTCGCCGGGCGGGGGTGGCGGCGGCGGTGGTGGTTCCGGGGCGGCCCCGCGGATGCTGCCGGGCACGCGGCGCGGCAGGCCGTTCGCCGTGGTCCCGCCGACGGTCCCCGCGGCGATCGGGCGGGGCCGCGGGCTGGGCTTGCGCGGTGCCACCGGCTCCGGCGTCTCCCGGGAGAAGGTGCCGGCCCGGCGGCGCGGCAACCCGCCGACGGTGGCCGGCTCGCGACCGGCCCCGGCCTCGGCCGGTTCGGCGCTGACGGTGCTATCCGGGGCTCCGCCCCGCTTCGGGGGCTCCGCCACCCGAACCCCCGAACTGAACACGGTCCGGGTGCCCGACCACGCGTGCTCGGCGAGCTCGGTGACAACCCCGGTGGGCAGCAGCACGGTAGCGACCGTTCCGTGCGGGCTGCGCCGGTCCAGCCGCACGGTGACACCGTGCCGGGCGGCCAGGCGCGCGACCACGGCGAGCCCCATGTGCCGCGCCGCGGCGTCGTCGAGGTCGCCGCCCGCGGCCAGGCGCGCGTTGAGGTCCCCGACGCGGTCGGCCGGGATGCCGATGCCCTCGTCCTCGATCCGGACGAGCACGCTCCCCTGCTCGGTCAGGTGCGCGCTGACGTGCACCGGCGAACTCGGCGAGGACTGGTTGGCGGCGTTGTCGAACAGCTCGGCCAGCACCCGGCCCAGGTCTTCCGCGGCGAAGCCGACGACGCCGAGGTTGACCACGCGGCCGATGGTGATCCGGGCGTAGTGGTTGATCGACGACATCGCCTCGCGCATGAGGTCGAGCACCGAGGTCGCGCGGGCGGCGTCGTCGGCGGTGTCCTGCCCGGCGAGCACCCGCAGGTTCTCGGCGTTGCGCCGCAACCGCGTGGCGAGGTGGTCGAGCTGGTAGAGCTCGGCGAGGCGGTGGTGGTCCTCCTCCCCCGCTTCCAGCTCCTCCAGCCGCGCGAGGAGCTGGTCGAGCAGGTTGAGATCACGCAGGGCGACGCTGGCGCAGATCTCGGCCAGCACCCCTTCGCCGGACGGCGCTGCCACCGGCTCCGGCCGCGGCAGCTCGGTGATCGCCGGCCCGGCCGCGGGCGGCGCGTACCCGGGGTGCTTCGGCGGCGCGGTGAGGAACTGCGCGGCGGCGACCCGCGAGCGGTCCAGCAGGACGCGTGATCGATCCAGGAGTTCCCGGGCCCGGCTCGCCATGTGGTCCCACTTCTTCCGTGCTGAGGTGCGGATGCTGCGCCGGCCCACGCGGCGGCGACGCGGGACATGCAAGCAGAAAGGTTCGTGGGATGTCCACAGCCGGTCCCCGCGCGATCGCCCTGCGTGATCACGAATTCGGAGCGTCGCCGCTGGTGAGCGCAGCGAATTAGGCCATTCGGTGCAATTTTGCAAATTGCGGGTCGCAACAGAGCGCACACGATCGTCGAACGCGCAGCTGAGGCGGGCCCTGACCCCGAAATCCCAGGTCGTGCCCGATTCGTCCCAAATTTGCGGGCCACGCAGTTTTTTGCGGGGCACGCAAGTTTTTCGCTACACTCCGTTCATGCCGCCGGAAGAACCACCGAAGCTGACCCTCCGGGAGCGCAAGAAGCGCGAAGCCCGCCGGGCGCTCGCGCAGGCCGCGCTGCGGCTCACGCTGGAGCGGGGGCTGGAGAACGTCCGGGTGGAGGACATCGCCACCGAGGTGGGCGTCTCCCCCCGCACGTTCAACAACTACTTTTCCAGCAAGGAGCAGGCGGTCTGCTCGCTGGTCGTCGACCGCCACGAGGGGATGCGCGAAGCCCTGCTCGACCGGCCGGAGGGCGAGCCGCTCTGGGAGTCCGTCAAACAGGCGGTGCTGGAGCAATATTCACGTGATGGCGAGCCGGATCGCGCGTATGTTGCGCGTATCCGGGAGCTGATGGGCCAGCTCATGCTGCGTGGTGAGTTCCTCAACGCCCACGCGGCGGTCGAGCGGGTCCTCGCCGAAACGATCGCGAAACGGGTGGGCGGTGTGGACCACCTGCTGTGCCGGCTCATGGCCTCCTCGGTGGAAAGCGCCGTCCGCGTCGCCTTCGTCAACTGGTTCACCGAAGGCGAACCGCTCCTGCCGACCCTGGAGCGGCTGCTGGACGAGCTGGCCGCCGGGATGCCGACCCTCACCGGCGGTCTTGCCCGGCAACCCGAACCGAACACCACCACTCCACTGGGGGAATCGTTGTGCTAGTCAAGCTCCTGCGCAGCCATCTGCGCCCGTACCGGGGCACGCTCTGGGTGATCGTCCTGCTGCAGCTCGTGCAGACGATCGCCATGCTCTACCTGCCGACGCTGAACGCCGACATCGTCGACAACGGCCTGATCAAGGGCGACATGCCCTACATCCTGCGGGTCGGCGCGATGATGCTCGCCGTCACGGTGGCCCAGATCGCCGGCTCGATCGGCGCGGTGTACTTCGGTGCCCGCACGGCGATGGCGATCGGCCGGGACATCCGCGCCGGCGTCTTCCACCGGGTGCAGGACTTCTCGGCCCGCGAGGTCGGCCAGTTCGGCACGCCATCGCTGATCACCCGCACCACCAACGACGTCCAGCAGGTCCAGATGCTGGTCCTGATGACGCTGACGCTGATGGTGTCCGCGCCGATCATGTGCGTCGGCGGCATCATCCTGGCGCTCAACCTCGACGTGCCGCTGTCCTCGCTGCTGCTGGTGATCGTGCCCGTGCTCGCGGTTTCGGTCGGGGTCATCATCGCCAAGATGCGCCCCGCGTTCCGGCTGATGCAGGTCCGGATCGACCGGATCAACCAGATCCTGCGCGAGCAGATCATGGGCATCCGGGTCATTCGCGCGTTCGTTCGGGACAAGCACGAACGGCAGCGCTTCGACGTCGCGAACGACGAGCTGCTCACCGTGTCGCTGCGGGTCGGGCGGCTGATGGCGCTGATGTTCCCGATCGTGATGCTGGTGATGAACGTGTCCAGCGTCGCCGTGCTGTGGTTCGGCGGCCAGCGGATCGATTCCGGCAGCATGCAGATCGGCGCCATGACGGCGTTCCTGTCCTACCTGCTGCAGATCCTGATGGCCGTCATGATGGCCACGTTCATGTTCATGATGGTGCCGCGCGCGGAGGTCAGCGCCGAGCGGATCAGCGAGGTGCTCGACACCGAGTCGAGCGTC is from Amycolatopsis mediterranei and encodes:
- a CDS encoding styrene monooxygenase/indole monooxygenase family protein — its product is MRKVLVVGAGQSGLQLALGLQAQDYDVTVMSARTPEEIRSGRVMSTQCMFHDALEHERDLGINLWEAETVDVEGIGISVAAPDGGRALDWFAELDQPAQSVDQRVKMAGWLELFEDRGGKLVIHGVMTSELDALSRLYDLVIISAGKGELVQLFDRVPERSPFTRPMRALSLVYAHGVGRRPEHPDKMGVRFNIVPGVGELFMIPAYTLSGNCDILFFEGVPGGPLDCFDDHPGPDEHFRRVLDLMRQFVPWEYDRCRDAELTDAKATLAGGYPPVVRHPVGTLPGGAIVLGMADVVVANDPITGQGSNNASHCAATYLDAIVSHGDRPFDAAWMEATFERYWAYARHVTEWTNALLLPPPPHVLQILGVAGQNPAVARRFVNGFTDPADFQHWFMDPALWEKYLAEV
- a CDS encoding GTP-binding protein, which translates into the protein MGSSGSPPEGDLLTISAKIVVAGGFGVGKTTFVGAVSEVPPMSNEAWMTEAGEGIDEIPPGGKSTTTVAMDFGRITLRPDLLLYLFGTPGQARFWFLWDDLSRGALGAVVLVDTSRIDESFAAINYFENDSELPFVVAVNQFEGKPVHDLDEVRDALALDASVPLVTCDARDRASTIATLTELVGHTLSLAVLSGPVGRELAGSAPHA
- a CDS encoding DUF742 domain-containing protein translates to MPVPAVSTSDTPLPRRSRRIRAYALTGGRTGTRHQLLVETLISVPRYDPALSDTLMPESRALYERARSRCSVAELSVGLDLPLGVVRVLLGDLATQGAVFVHPTAHAYHHDTNVLERILDGLKRLPA
- a CDS encoding roadblock/LC7 domain-containing protein, which codes for MSAPHPATANFAWLLDDFVRKVHGVSHALIMSVDGFPLTASDSVGEAEAEQLAAIASGLLSLAGNSAALFGKGACEQIIIRLTHGYFLFMGIGSGAGLAVLTSGEADMKVVAYEMTQFITNAGHALTPEVRAELRQVLTARRPRM
- a CDS encoding ATP-binding protein, with translation MASRARELLDRSRVLLDRSRVAAAQFLTAPPKHPGYAPPAAGPAITELPRPEPVAAPSGEGVLAEICASVALRDLNLLDQLLARLEELEAGEEDHHRLAELYQLDHLATRLRRNAENLRVLAGQDTADDAARATSVLDLMREAMSSINHYARITIGRVVNLGVVGFAAEDLGRVLAELFDNAANQSSPSSPVHVSAHLTEQGSVLVRIEDEGIGIPADRVGDLNARLAAGGDLDDAAARHMGLAVVARLAARHGVTVRLDRRSPHGTVATVLLPTGVVTELAEHAWSGTRTVFSSGVRVAEPPKRGGAPDSTVSAEPAEAGAGREPATVGGLPRRRAGTFSRETPEPVAPRKPSPRPRPIAAGTVGGTTANGLPRRVPGSIRGAAPEPPPPPPPPPGETTATGHERLLADLGAFADGEQAALAENRTRQDETPGGTAR
- a CDS encoding TetR/AcrR family transcriptional regulator, which translates into the protein MPPEEPPKLTLRERKKREARRALAQAALRLTLERGLENVRVEDIATEVGVSPRTFNNYFSSKEQAVCSLVVDRHEGMREALLDRPEGEPLWESVKQAVLEQYSRDGEPDRAYVARIRELMGQLMLRGEFLNAHAAVERVLAETIAKRVGGVDHLLCRLMASSVESAVRVAFVNWFTEGEPLLPTLERLLDELAAGMPTLTGGLARQPEPNTTTPLGESLC
- a CDS encoding ABC transporter ATP-binding protein produces the protein MLVKLLRSHLRPYRGTLWVIVLLQLVQTIAMLYLPTLNADIVDNGLIKGDMPYILRVGAMMLAVTVAQIAGSIGAVYFGARTAMAIGRDIRAGVFHRVQDFSAREVGQFGTPSLITRTTNDVQQVQMLVLMTLTLMVSAPIMCVGGIILALNLDVPLSSLLLVIVPVLAVSVGVIIAKMRPAFRLMQVRIDRINQILREQIMGIRVIRAFVRDKHERQRFDVANDELLTVSLRVGRLMALMFPIVMLVMNVSSVAVLWFGGQRIDSGSMQIGAMTAFLSYLLQILMAVMMATFMFMMVPRAEVSAERISEVLDTESSVRPPVSPIRPGAVHGHLELSGVEFRYPGAEKPVLCDISLIGRPGETTAVIGSTGTGKTTLLNLIPRLMDATRGTVKVDGVDVRDLDPAVLARAVGLVPQKPYLFGGTVASNLRYGNPDATDEELWHALEVAQGKDFVEAMAGGLDAPIAQGGTNVSGGQRQRLAIARMLVHKPEIYLFDDSFSALDYATDAALRRALVSETADATVVIVAQRVSTIRGADRIIVLDEGRVVGTGTHHELMDGNETYREIVLSQLTEQEAA